A stretch of Imperialibacter roseus DNA encodes these proteins:
- a CDS encoding peptidase domain-containing ABC transporter, giving the protein MNSDGLNIENKHAGDEPKLSPVKRLFRMLSLDKREIFVIYAYAIFYGLINLSLPLGVQAIIGFVTSAEFSSSWGLLIFIVVLGVATAGIIQILQLSLTELLQRRIFTRASFEFAYRIPRFKMEAISGFYPPELMNRFFDTLNVQKGLPKILIDASTSVLQIFFGLILLSFYHPFFVFFGIVLIGLMSLIFLVTGSRGLKTSIMESKYKYQVAHWLEELARVMGTFKLAGKTSLPIDKMNYYVSNYLKFRKQHFNILILQFSNIVAFKTIVTCGILILGSILVINQEINLGQFVASEIIILLVLNSSEKLILSMETVYDVLTGLEKLGQVTDIELESNEGIDLNEIAKGKGISLEVTGLTYQFPGTDRPAVEGVDLKVGVGEKVCITGVNQSGKSTLLALLSGLYNDYSGSIHFNGIPLGDINIMSFRSFIGDNLGMQDLFYGTLEENITVGKEGINLEDMLWAIEEVGLGEYFRSLPKGLSTMIQPEGQGLSTSTRQKIILARTISEKPKLIVMDHTMHGLDFEDRKHISSILTDPESKWTLLAVTNDPLMLSKCDKVVTMEYGKIVDIETRAKATKPKKK; this is encoded by the coding sequence ATGAATAGCGACGGTCTCAATATAGAAAATAAGCATGCGGGTGATGAACCAAAATTATCGCCAGTCAAGCGTTTGTTCAGGATGCTGTCGTTGGACAAAAGAGAAATTTTCGTCATTTACGCCTATGCAATTTTCTATGGCCTGATCAACCTTTCTCTGCCACTTGGTGTTCAGGCGATCATCGGTTTTGTCACCAGTGCTGAATTCTCCTCTTCCTGGGGGCTGCTGATATTTATCGTTGTGCTGGGTGTGGCCACCGCCGGTATCATTCAGATTCTCCAATTGTCGCTAACTGAATTGCTACAGCGGCGCATTTTCACACGGGCGTCTTTCGAGTTTGCCTACCGGATTCCCAGGTTCAAAATGGAAGCCATCTCCGGTTTTTACCCACCGGAACTGATGAACCGTTTTTTTGATACACTGAACGTTCAAAAGGGACTTCCCAAGATCCTGATAGACGCCTCCACGTCGGTACTACAGATTTTCTTTGGGTTGATTCTATTGTCTTTTTACCACCCTTTCTTCGTTTTCTTTGGCATTGTACTCATTGGGCTGATGTCCCTCATTTTTCTTGTTACAGGGTCCAGAGGGCTAAAGACCAGTATAATGGAATCGAAGTACAAGTACCAGGTAGCCCATTGGCTTGAAGAGTTGGCCAGGGTGATGGGCACTTTCAAGCTGGCCGGAAAGACCAGCCTGCCCATCGATAAAATGAACTACTATGTAAGCAACTATCTCAAGTTCAGAAAGCAGCATTTTAATATCCTCATTCTGCAGTTTTCAAATATTGTGGCCTTCAAAACAATTGTTACATGCGGCATTCTAATTCTGGGCAGTATTCTGGTTATCAATCAGGAGATCAACCTCGGGCAATTTGTTGCTTCTGAAATCATCATTCTTTTGGTACTTAACTCATCTGAGAAACTGATTCTCAGCATGGAAACGGTGTATGATGTACTTACAGGGCTGGAAAAGCTAGGGCAGGTAACAGACATAGAGTTGGAGAGCAACGAAGGAATTGACCTGAATGAAATAGCAAAAGGAAAGGGAATTTCTCTGGAAGTAACAGGGCTTACTTACCAGTTTCCGGGTACTGACAGACCTGCCGTGGAGGGAGTAGACCTAAAAGTCGGCGTGGGCGAAAAAGTGTGCATTACAGGAGTCAATCAATCGGGTAAATCCACATTACTGGCGTTGCTCTCAGGTTTGTACAATGACTATAGCGGGTCGATCCACTTCAACGGCATACCGCTGGGCGACATCAACATTATGAGTTTTCGCTCTTTTATTGGCGACAACCTGGGTATGCAGGATCTTTTCTACGGCACACTGGAGGAAAATATCACTGTTGGGAAGGAAGGCATCAACCTTGAGGACATGCTTTGGGCCATAGAAGAGGTTGGTCTTGGGGAGTATTTCAGGTCACTTCCCAAGGGGCTCAGTACCATGATTCAACCTGAAGGCCAGGGGCTGTCGACGAGCACCAGACAGAAAATTATCCTGGCTCGGACCATTTCAGAGAAACCTAAGCTGATTGTGATGGATCACACGATGCATGGGCTGGACTTTGAAGACCGGAAGCATATCAGTTCAATACTGACGGATCCTGAGTCTAAATGGACATTATTGGCAGTTACCAACGATCCACTCATGCTTTCAAAATGTGATAAAGTAGTTACCATGGAGTACGGAAAAATAGTGGACATAGAAACCAGGGCTAAAGCGACGAAGCCTAAAAAGAAGTAG
- a CDS encoding TetR/AcrR family transcriptional regulator encodes MSVITIQIGERYYSKDPQSTELGRKIISASIELLDQLGFEEFTFKKLAESIGSTEASIYRYFENKLKLLVYLTSWYWAWLEYMIDYQTHHIQDKALKLKEIIKILCHADQGNLSMDLPGVNTVCLRHVVVSESDKTYLTKKVDEINNQGLFMGFKSLCHKIAVTISAISPSFEYPHAVASTILEASHQQAFFALHLPSLTEIRRDSQESVEIQVYHFIDSLISKLLK; translated from the coding sequence ATGTCAGTGATTACTATCCAAATTGGAGAGAGGTATTATAGTAAAGATCCCCAGTCTACTGAGCTAGGGAGAAAAATCATTTCAGCGAGCATCGAATTGCTTGACCAGCTGGGATTTGAAGAGTTTACTTTCAAAAAGCTGGCAGAAAGCATTGGGTCGACTGAAGCTTCCATTTACCGGTATTTTGAAAACAAATTGAAACTGTTGGTATACCTCACGTCCTGGTATTGGGCCTGGCTGGAATATATGATCGACTACCAAACGCACCATATCCAGGATAAAGCACTCAAGCTGAAGGAAATCATCAAAATTCTTTGTCATGCGGACCAGGGTAACCTGAGCATGGATTTGCCAGGCGTAAACACAGTTTGTCTGAGGCACGTGGTGGTCAGCGAGTCAGACAAAACATACCTTACAAAAAAAGTAGACGAGATCAATAATCAGGGGCTCTTCATGGGGTTCAAATCGCTTTGTCACAAAATCGCTGTGACCATTTCGGCGATTAGTCCTTCCTTTGAGTACCCACATGCCGTAGCCAGCACAATTCTGGAGGCATCTCATCAGCAAGCCTTTTTCGCTTTGCATTTACCTTCCCTCACAGAAATTAGGAGGGACAGTCAAGAAAGTGTTGAGATTCAGGTTTACCATTTTATTGACTCATTGATTTCTAAACTGTTGAAGTAA
- the egtB gene encoding ergothioneine biosynthesis protein EgtB, whose protein sequence is MELIERPSIQLVDSFQQVRTQSEKLCEPLQTEDFVVQPVVDVSPPKWHLGHTTWFFETFILQPYVKGYQLFNDSYNFVFNSYYESVGKRVVRTDRGNLSRPTVADVFAYRKHVDAHMLAWLENSESIPERAATLLALGLNHEQQHQELLLTDIKYILGNNPLQPLYRPSAAEKSTAANDVSFSEVQEGMHTIGYQEEGFHFDNEKGVHKVFLHPFAIRNSLVTCGEYLEFIRAGGYQNFRFWLSDGWAWVNTEKAEAPMYWHKMDGVWHQYTLGGLQPIDPSVPVTHINYYEAEAFARWAGLRLPTEFEWEAASRRLSPSAPSTSNFVESERYHPVAQKPGNLQLFGDAWEWTQSAYLPYPYFKTEEGAVGEYNGKFMVNQMVLRGGSCATPANHIRATYRNFFQANLRWQFTGIRLAKHI, encoded by the coding sequence ATGGAACTGATAGAAAGGCCATCTATTCAACTGGTAGATTCATTTCAGCAGGTAAGAACACAGTCGGAAAAACTTTGCGAGCCACTCCAAACGGAAGACTTTGTCGTTCAGCCGGTTGTGGACGTGAGCCCACCCAAATGGCACCTGGGTCACACCACCTGGTTTTTCGAAACCTTCATCCTGCAACCCTATGTAAAAGGCTACCAGCTCTTTAATGACAGCTATAATTTTGTTTTCAATAGCTATTATGAGTCCGTAGGGAAGCGGGTGGTGCGAACCGACAGAGGGAATCTCTCAAGGCCAACGGTGGCCGATGTATTCGCCTACAGAAAACATGTGGATGCGCACATGCTGGCCTGGCTGGAAAACAGCGAAAGCATACCGGAGCGGGCTGCCACCCTTCTGGCGCTTGGCCTCAATCATGAACAGCAGCATCAGGAGTTGCTCCTAACGGACATTAAGTACATTCTGGGTAACAATCCGCTGCAACCACTGTACAGGCCATCGGCGGCTGAAAAATCGACTGCTGCCAATGACGTGTCTTTTTCTGAGGTACAGGAGGGCATGCACACCATTGGCTACCAGGAAGAGGGCTTCCACTTCGACAATGAAAAAGGCGTGCACAAGGTTTTCCTTCACCCCTTCGCCATTCGCAACAGCCTTGTTACCTGCGGCGAATACCTGGAGTTCATCAGAGCAGGCGGCTATCAGAACTTCCGGTTCTGGCTGTCGGACGGATGGGCCTGGGTAAATACTGAAAAGGCAGAGGCGCCTATGTACTGGCACAAAATGGATGGTGTTTGGCACCAATACACACTCGGCGGGCTTCAGCCAATCGACCCCTCAGTTCCTGTCACACACATTAATTATTATGAGGCAGAAGCTTTTGCCCGCTGGGCTGGACTAAGGCTGCCTACTGAGTTTGAGTGGGAGGCCGCATCTCGTCGGCTAAGTCCTTCGGCTCCCTCCACCTCCAATTTTGTTGAAAGCGAGCGCTATCACCCGGTAGCACAAAAGCCGGGCAACTTACAGCTATTTGGGGATGCCTGGGAGTGGACTCAAAGTGCCTACCTGCCCTACCCGTATTTTAAAACTGAAGAAGGCGCTGTGGGAGAATACAACGGGAAATTTATGGTCAACCAAATGGTGCTGCGAGGTGGATCCTGTGCTACACCTGCCAACCACATCAGGGCCACTTATCGTAATTTCTTTCAGGCAAATTTACGCTGGCAGTTTACAGGCATCAGGCTCGCCAAACACATCTAA
- a CDS encoding L-histidine N(alpha)-methyltransferase codes for MEKELNEEVLLPTDTFASEIDAGLSANPKAISSRYFYDAEGDRLFQKIMQLDEYYLSRAEYAIFKEHKELLLQYFADQRTAFHLMEFGAGDGWKTKVLLRHFIEQHAKFDYRPIDISGNVLQELESSLKTELPSLQVQGMEGEYFEVLNQMQKTDGQRKVVLFLGSNIGNFRQHQAISFLSSLRASLNQGDMVLIGFDMKKDPHVIRNAYDDASGVTRDFNMNLLKRLNIELGANFDLTKFKHYQSYDPQSGECRSYLISLAEQEVTMQAIGVSYYFKKWEPIHVEISRKFDFETINELAASSGFGVVKNLQDTDEYFTDSLWVAT; via the coding sequence ATGGAAAAAGAACTTAATGAGGAAGTATTGCTTCCAACCGACACCTTTGCGTCCGAAATAGATGCGGGTCTCTCGGCAAACCCGAAGGCCATTTCCTCCAGGTATTTCTACGATGCAGAAGGAGACAGGCTGTTTCAAAAAATTATGCAACTGGATGAGTACTATCTCTCCAGGGCTGAGTATGCCATATTTAAAGAACACAAAGAGCTGCTTCTTCAATATTTTGCCGACCAGAGAACTGCCTTTCATTTAATGGAATTTGGCGCTGGGGACGGGTGGAAGACCAAGGTGCTGCTGCGTCACTTCATAGAGCAACACGCAAAATTCGACTACCGGCCCATCGACATATCAGGCAATGTACTTCAGGAATTGGAAAGCTCTCTCAAAACGGAGCTCCCTTCTTTGCAGGTACAAGGCATGGAAGGCGAATATTTCGAAGTGCTGAACCAAATGCAAAAGACCGACGGGCAAAGAAAGGTAGTGCTATTTCTGGGGTCGAATATTGGCAACTTCAGGCAGCACCAAGCCATCAGTTTCCTTTCTTCGCTCAGAGCAAGTCTGAACCAAGGCGACATGGTACTTATAGGCTTTGATATGAAGAAGGATCCGCACGTGATCCGAAACGCTTACGACGATGCCAGCGGAGTTACGAGAGATTTCAATATGAATCTGCTCAAAAGGCTCAACATAGAGCTCGGTGCTAATTTTGATTTGACAAAATTCAAACACTATCAGTCGTACGATCCCCAGTCTGGTGAATGCAGGAGCTATTTAATCAGCCTTGCCGAACAAGAAGTGACCATGCAGGCGATAGGGGTCAGCTACTATTTCAAAAAATGGGAGCCCATTCATGTGGAGATTTCCAGGAAGTTTGATTTCGAAACAATTAACGAATTGGCTGCCAGCAGTGGGTTTGGTGTCGTAAAAAACCTCCAGGACACGGATGAATATTTCACTGATTCCCTGTGGGTGGCTACCTGA
- a CDS encoding M42 family metallopeptidase: protein MSLNIALLKKICETPGAPGYEKKVRDLVIKEVAPLVDTLEVDNLGNIICIKKARNNKDNKKVMVAAHMDEIGFIVKHIDDAGFLRFHTLGGFDPKTLTAQRVIVHGRKDLVGVMGTKPVHVMSAEEKKKLPETTDFFIDMGMTKDEVVKYISIGDTVTRERELIEMGNCVNCKSIDNRISVFILIETLRNIKDFPHDIYGVFTVQEEVGLRGAQVAAHTINPDFGLALDTTIAFDVPGAQAHEKVTELSKGAAIKIMDSSAICDYRMVDYLKKTADKNKIKWQPEILTAGGTDTAYVQRMGKNGAISGAISIPTRHLHQVIEMAHKEDVQSCINLLSSALSELDQYNWSH, encoded by the coding sequence ATGAGCCTAAACATAGCCCTCCTAAAAAAAATCTGCGAGACACCAGGTGCCCCAGGATACGAAAAAAAGGTCAGAGACCTGGTAATTAAAGAAGTTGCGCCTTTAGTCGATACTTTGGAGGTAGATAACCTTGGGAATATTATTTGCATAAAAAAGGCTAGAAATAACAAGGACAATAAAAAGGTAATGGTTGCCGCACACATGGACGAAATAGGCTTTATTGTGAAGCATATTGACGATGCAGGCTTCCTTCGCTTTCACACGCTCGGCGGCTTCGATCCAAAGACACTGACTGCCCAAAGAGTTATCGTTCACGGCAGGAAAGACCTTGTAGGCGTGATGGGCACCAAGCCCGTGCACGTAATGAGCGCTGAAGAAAAAAAGAAGCTCCCGGAGACCACCGATTTCTTCATCGACATGGGAATGACCAAAGACGAAGTGGTCAAATATATCAGCATTGGAGATACGGTTACCAGAGAGAGAGAACTGATAGAAATGGGAAACTGCGTCAACTGCAAGTCTATTGACAACCGAATTTCGGTCTTCATTTTGATTGAAACTCTCAGAAACATCAAGGATTTTCCTCACGACATCTATGGAGTGTTCACTGTGCAGGAGGAAGTTGGCCTTCGGGGTGCACAGGTGGCTGCGCACACCATTAACCCTGATTTTGGTCTGGCTCTCGACACCACCATTGCCTTCGACGTGCCAGGAGCGCAAGCGCATGAAAAAGTGACGGAACTTTCGAAAGGGGCAGCCATCAAAATCATGGATTCTTCTGCTATCTGCGACTACCGAATGGTGGACTACCTGAAAAAGACAGCTGATAAAAATAAAATAAAATGGCAACCTGAAATTCTTACTGCGGGCGGCACCGACACGGCCTATGTGCAGAGAATGGGTAAAAACGGCGCTATTTCAGGCGCTATTTCCATCCCTACCCGCCATTTGCATCAGGTAATTGAAATGGCCCACAAAGAAGACGTACAATCGTGCATTAATTTGCTCTCTTCTGCGTTATCAGAGTTAGACCAGTACAACTGGAGCCACTAA
- a CDS encoding carboxypeptidase-like regulatory domain-containing protein yields the protein MKKLLVLLLLTIGIVLGSFAQQPATLQITGSLLDKESLDPLPFATVLVKGSFHGTITSSQGLFTLLVHPTDTVQFSMVGYKTSELIIPAGMKENRYALLELMEKSTVVLKELKVYPWPSASQFHSAFLGVTLPPTEQDKTDMMQKELEATMRNSYESEKYYDEQLRNRQIYQLTGQIPPNHFLDPVRWLDFIEELRAKNKK from the coding sequence ATGAAAAAACTGCTTGTTCTGCTGCTTTTGACAATTGGTATTGTACTTGGCAGCTTTGCTCAGCAACCTGCCACTCTTCAAATTACCGGGAGTCTACTCGACAAAGAAAGCCTGGATCCGCTACCGTTTGCCACCGTGCTTGTGAAAGGCTCTTTCCACGGCACTATCACCAGCTCTCAAGGGCTTTTTACCTTGCTCGTCCACCCCACCGACACCGTGCAGTTTTCAATGGTGGGTTACAAAACCTCCGAGCTCATCATTCCTGCAGGCATGAAAGAAAATCGCTATGCGCTGCTAGAGCTGATGGAAAAGTCGACTGTAGTGCTCAAAGAGCTTAAAGTGTATCCGTGGCCAAGTGCCTCACAATTCCATTCTGCCTTCCTTGGCGTTACCCTCCCACCAACCGAGCAGGACAAAACCGATATGATGCAGAAAGAGCTCGAGGCCACGATGAGAAACTCCTATGAGTCGGAAAAATACTACGACGAGCAGCTGAGGAACCGGCAAATCTATCAGCTGACAGGTCAAATCCCCCCAAATCATTTTCTTGACCCGGTAAGGTGGCTGGACTTTATAGAAGAGTTGCGAGCGAAAAATAAAAAATAA
- the arsN2 gene encoding arsenic resistance N-acetyltransferase ArsN2: MNTTQSSIQFRLIKPSELAVATALLEQASLVVSDISEKVKLFGLFSDNSLLALAGLEVFGNEALLRSVCVPAQEKAKGYGQQIIRTLENDAARNGITDLYLLTTTASKFFERIGYKVADRNTASDAIKNTSEFSDLCPSTAVFMHKTLCF, encoded by the coding sequence GTGAATACTACCCAATCCTCCATTCAGTTTCGTCTAATTAAACCAAGTGAGCTGGCAGTAGCCACAGCGCTGCTGGAACAGGCCTCACTTGTTGTTTCGGACATTTCGGAAAAAGTGAAGTTATTTGGCCTTTTTAGCGACAATAGCCTACTGGCACTGGCAGGTCTTGAGGTATTTGGAAACGAGGCACTGCTGCGCTCAGTTTGTGTGCCTGCACAGGAAAAAGCAAAAGGGTATGGACAGCAGATAATAAGGACCCTCGAAAATGATGCAGCGAGGAACGGAATCACTGATCTGTATTTGCTTACCACTACAGCCAGCAAATTTTTTGAGAGAATAGGATATAAAGTGGCCGACCGGAATACTGCGTCCGATGCGATAAAAAATACTTCCGAATTTTCAGATTTATGCCCCTCCACAGCTGTTTTTATGCATAAAACATTGTGTTTCTAG
- a CDS encoding Kelch repeat-containing protein has protein sequence MPSSVKILKGPTMPTGIFEMGYATDGKIIFSIGGTTFLGRGRQPVGEVYLFSPFAGGWEKAHFNDKPLVKGHTNSVYLPDFNIIVSTGFTDIQKGDFYTFPLEILDLRDYHVDYLRSNPHWAQGSQIVHWNSKAYVFGGIAFEEDGSTHFSNRMLSYNPASGEWEDLAPMPSTRVTYGAVVGNSLYTFGGFDNEHTYADIWRYDFEGDFWETVGYLPYAASHFSVAAKYPYIFLSNVGQENNIIGRIDIRDGTFKEFETWMTIVSPGSAIIGDYLYIFGGTWDDGRTASNKTFKISLTELMVPE, from the coding sequence TTGCCATCTTCCGTTAAAATTCTGAAAGGCCCGACCATGCCAACCGGCATATTTGAGATGGGCTATGCAACCGATGGAAAAATTATCTTTTCTATTGGTGGAACCACTTTTTTAGGCAGAGGAAGGCAACCTGTCGGTGAAGTCTATTTGTTTTCGCCATTTGCCGGAGGGTGGGAAAAGGCTCATTTCAACGACAAACCACTTGTAAAAGGGCACACCAACAGCGTGTACCTGCCAGATTTCAATATTATAGTTTCTACCGGCTTCACTGACATCCAGAAAGGTGACTTTTACACTTTCCCCCTGGAAATTCTTGACCTTAGAGACTATCATGTCGACTACCTGCGAAGCAATCCCCATTGGGCTCAGGGAAGCCAGATAGTTCACTGGAATAGTAAAGCCTATGTTTTTGGGGGGATAGCCTTCGAGGAAGACGGATCCACCCATTTCTCAAATCGGATGCTTAGCTACAATCCTGCCTCCGGTGAATGGGAAGACCTGGCGCCGATGCCTTCCACACGAGTCACCTACGGAGCCGTCGTTGGCAATAGCCTGTATACTTTCGGTGGTTTTGATAACGAACACACATACGCAGACATATGGCGCTACGATTTTGAAGGAGACTTTTGGGAAACCGTGGGATACTTGCCCTATGCTGCCAGCCATTTCTCCGTTGCAGCAAAATATCCCTACATATTCCTTTCTAACGTAGGGCAGGAAAACAACATTATCGGCCGGATAGACATCAGAGACGGCACATTCAAAGAATTTGAAACCTGGATGACCATCGTGTCGCCAGGCTCCGCTATCATAGGCGATTATTTGTACATTTTCGGAGGTACGTGGGACGATGGGCGAACAGCCAGTAACAAAACCTTCAAAATATCATTGACCGAGTTGATGGTGCCGGAGTAA
- a CDS encoding RNA polymerase sigma factor — MPHLQSDLQAQYMSLVKENAGIIYKVIRLYIDNTEDQKDLYQEIVLQAWHSFTRFDGRSKFSTWLYKVSLNTVLTFRRKNSRIPTDDLEKASGYALPGDKNDDTEMLMMAIKSLGETDRAIVSLHLDGYENEEIAEITGLTKNHVAVKLHRIKQQLTKKLNG, encoded by the coding sequence ATGCCCCACCTTCAGTCGGATCTTCAGGCGCAATATATGTCGCTGGTAAAAGAGAATGCCGGCATTATCTATAAGGTCATACGACTCTATATTGATAATACTGAAGACCAAAAGGACCTGTACCAGGAGATTGTTCTCCAGGCTTGGCATTCCTTTACGAGGTTCGACGGGCGTTCAAAATTTTCTACCTGGCTATACAAGGTGAGCCTCAATACAGTGCTCACGTTCAGGAGAAAAAACAGCAGAATACCTACTGATGATTTAGAGAAGGCATCAGGCTACGCATTGCCTGGTGACAAAAATGATGATACAGAAATGCTCATGATGGCCATCAAATCGCTTGGAGAAACGGATCGGGCAATCGTTTCTCTCCATCTGGATGGCTACGAAAATGAGGAAATAGCCGAGATCACCGGTTTGACTAAGAATCATGTGGCCGTCAAACTCCACAGGATCAAGCAGCAATTGACCAAAAAATTAAACGGCTAA
- a CDS encoding FAD-dependent oxidoreductase encodes MKKPVIFSVDDDPQVLKAIRRDLRNEFRDDYRIMNTESANEGLEVLLDIKKAGEEVALFISDQRMPEMEGVAFLEKARVIFPEAKRVLLTAYSDTDAAIKAINDVQLDYYLMKPWDPPEEKLFPILNDLLDEWQAGYIPDFDGLRILGYQFSPKTHSLKDFLSGNLFPFQWLDVETNEKAKELIALHALVAKDFPAVVLDNGAVLKGVTAETLAESIGLNPRAKEELYDVVIIGAGPAGLAAGVYGGSEGLKTLLVERRAPGGQAGTSSRIENYLGFPSGLSGADLSRRAITQATRFGVEFLSPQAVNKVEVKDPYKIITLTNGSVIHAKSVVITTGVDYRKLDTKGLEQFTGAGVYYGAATTEAAACKDGDVFVVGGGNSAGQGAMYLSRFARKVFIVVRKEDLTSTMSSYLIDQINATPNIELVPCTEVTEAFGENERLTHLELSNISNGQKNKVEARAIFIFIGAKPYTEWLGDLIIKNDKGFIATGRDLVQFPDFKKKWKQAREPFALETCQPGIFAAGDVRMNAMNRVASAVGEGAMAISFVHRYLEEI; translated from the coding sequence ATGAAGAAGCCAGTTATTTTTTCGGTTGATGACGACCCGCAAGTGCTAAAAGCGATACGCAGAGATTTGCGCAACGAGTTTCGTGACGACTACAGGATTATGAATACCGAGTCGGCAAATGAAGGGCTGGAGGTACTGCTGGATATCAAAAAGGCAGGGGAGGAAGTGGCCTTGTTTATCTCCGACCAGCGCATGCCCGAAATGGAGGGCGTAGCTTTTCTTGAAAAGGCCAGGGTAATTTTTCCTGAAGCAAAGCGAGTGTTGTTAACTGCCTATTCCGACACCGACGCAGCCATCAAGGCCATCAATGATGTGCAGCTCGACTACTACCTGATGAAGCCGTGGGATCCACCTGAAGAAAAGCTCTTTCCGATCCTCAACGACCTTCTGGACGAGTGGCAAGCGGGCTATATCCCGGATTTTGACGGATTGAGGATTCTTGGGTACCAATTCAGCCCTAAAACCCACTCTCTGAAGGATTTTCTTTCCGGCAACCTGTTTCCCTTCCAATGGCTGGATGTGGAAACCAATGAGAAAGCCAAAGAGCTTATTGCGCTGCATGCTTTGGTGGCAAAGGATTTCCCCGCCGTGGTTTTGGATAATGGCGCTGTGCTGAAGGGAGTAACAGCCGAAACTTTGGCTGAAAGCATCGGCCTGAATCCCCGGGCCAAGGAAGAGCTGTACGATGTGGTGATCATAGGCGCCGGGCCGGCCGGTCTCGCAGCCGGGGTTTACGGCGGCTCCGAGGGCTTGAAAACCCTGCTGGTAGAGCGACGTGCCCCAGGCGGGCAGGCGGGTACCAGCTCGAGAATCGAGAACTACCTCGGCTTCCCAAGCGGGCTGAGCGGAGCTGACCTGTCAAGGAGAGCAATAACACAAGCCACCCGGTTTGGGGTTGAGTTTTTATCTCCACAAGCAGTGAATAAGGTGGAGGTGAAAGATCCCTACAAAATTATCACACTGACCAATGGAAGCGTCATCCATGCGAAGAGTGTGGTGATTACTACCGGTGTGGACTATCGCAAGCTGGACACCAAAGGGCTGGAGCAATTCACCGGAGCGGGGGTTTATTACGGAGCTGCCACCACCGAAGCTGCAGCATGCAAAGACGGCGATGTGTTTGTGGTAGGCGGAGGCAACTCTGCCGGGCAGGGCGCCATGTATCTTTCAAGATTTGCCAGAAAAGTATTCATTGTTGTTCGCAAGGAAGACCTTACTTCCACCATGTCATCTTACCTTATCGATCAGATCAACGCAACACCAAACATTGAACTGGTGCCATGCACTGAGGTCACAGAAGCTTTTGGTGAGAATGAGCGGCTTACCCATCTTGAGCTATCCAATATTTCGAACGGCCAGAAAAACAAAGTCGAAGCAAGGGCGATCTTTATTTTCATTGGTGCCAAGCCTTACACAGAATGGTTGGGTGATCTTATCATCAAAAATGACAAGGGGTTTATTGCCACAGGTCGTGATTTGGTGCAGTTTCCTGATTTTAAAAAGAAGTGGAAACAAGCAAGAGAGCCCTTTGCGCTGGAGACTTGCCAACCGGGCATTTTTGCTGCCGGCGACGTGCGCATGAATGCGATGAACAGGGTGGCGTCAGCCGTAGGAGAGGGGGCCATGGCCATCAGCTTTGTGCACAGGTACCTGGAGGAGATTTAG